GCCGCGAGTTGTGCTGCTCTACATGGCTAACGGATTTCCGCTCCGTTAATACAAACGCTGCACGTTATCAGCAACTTAGCATCAACCCACAGAAATTAGCGGGACAGTGCGGAAAACTTAAATGCTGCCTAAACTACGAACTCGACAGCTATCTTGATGCATTAAGCGATTTTCCGCCTTCATCCACTACCCTCGACACCGAAAAAGGACGTGCATTCTGTATTAAAATTGACGTTTTCAAAAAGAAAATGTGGTTTGCCTATATGGAGCGTTCAATGGCATGGTATGATCTGGACGTCGCTGATGTTAAAACCCTTATCGCCCAGAACAAGAAAGGCGAAAAGTGCTCACCGCTCGAAGACCTCCAAAAGCATGATGCACCCGTGAAATCGGTGGATCTTATTCAGGAGAGCAGTGTTGACCGTTTTGAGCGGAAGCACAAAGATTCCGGAAACCAAAACCGGAAAAAACAGAAAAACAATCCGAACCATAAACCCGGCAACCGCGCGGACGGAAAACCTGCCGAATCACGCAGAAATCCAGCTGAAAAGAATCAGCCGCAAAACCAGCAGACTGGCGAGCCCCGACCTAAAAAATTCAAGAAAAAATTTCAGCCAAAACGTGATGACCGTGCATAAACTGTGGCCAGCGCTTATTATTTTGCTGATATTTTCGTCCTGCGGCAGCAGTTCGGATACGGTAGATATGAAAAATCTTGACGGAAACTGGGGTAAGAAAGCTGAACAGAAATTCAGCTTTGAGATTGCCGATGCACAAACTCCTAAAAACATTATATTTGTCGTAAGGAACAATAATGAGTATCCCTACAGCAACATCCGTTTGATCGTTAAAATGAACGAACACCAGAGCAAATCTGTGATGAGAACGGATACGCTGAACTACATTTTGGCGCAACCCGATGGGACCTGGTTGGGCAAAGGTTTTGGGGATACCAAAGAAATTATGTTCCAGTACAAACTCAATTATAAATTTCCCCGAAACGGCGGATATACCATTGGCATCACCCAGGCCATGCGAACCGACAGTCTGAAAGGAATTGAAGATATTGGCGTAAAGATAGAAACGCCGAAACCGTAACATCATTTATGGAAAAGAAAAAAACTTCAGGAAGCAAGCCTCAGCAGAAATTTCCGCTTCCGCCTACAAAAGTGAAGAGCCGCGGCTGGAGAAGATGGGTTAAATTCGTCTGGATGGCGCTTATTGCAGCTGTTCTAGGCATCGCTGCTTTATTTTTCGCAGTGTCGCAGGGCTTTTTAGGCAGCATGCCCGATGTGAAGGAACTTGAAAATCCGGATATCTACGTAGCGTCAGAAATATACGCTTCAGATGGTAGACTTTTGGGCAAATTCGAAAAAGAAAAAACCCAGCCGGTAACTTATAAAGAGCTTCCGCCTTACCTTATTTACGCACTTCAGGCTAAAGAAGATGAACGTTTCAAAGAACACTCAGGAATTGATTTACAGTCGGTTGCAAGAGCCGTCGTCTATGGCGGACAACGGGGCGGTGGTTCAACCATTACCCAGCAACTTGCCAAACTGCTCTTTACTGATCGTGTTTCACGGAACAAAGTTGAGCGCGCCTTCCAGAAACTGAAGGAATGGGTTGTGGCCGTAAGTTTAGAGAAACGCTATACCAAAGAAGAAATCATCACTTTATATTTTAATAAGTTCGATTTCCTTTATAATGCGAACGGGATTGAAATGGCTTCAAAAATCTATTTCAATAAACCGACATCACAACTTACACTTCCCGAAGCAGCAATGTTTGTTGCAATGCTGGAGAATCCTGTCAAAAACAATCCGATGCGAAACATGGATCGCGCGAAAAACCGGCGTGATGTTGTATTGGACCAAATGCTAAAAACAGGTTACATCGATCAGCAAACTTTCACGAAAGCCATCGGAACACCAATAACGCTCGATTATCATCCCGTGAAATCGATTGACGAAGGTTATTCTGCGTATTATAAATTCTACTTAAGAAAGGAAATTGACGGGTATCTTAAAGATTACGAGAAGAAAACCGGTAAGACATTAAATCTGTTTAAAGACGGTCTCAAAATCTACGTGACTCTAGATTCAAAAATGCAGGTTTACGCAGAAGAAGCTATAAAAGAACACCTTACAGACCTTCAAAAAAGATTCGATGCTGAACAGCGCGGCCGTAAGCAGCGACCATTTTATTTTCTTGATGACAAGCAGATTCAGGGCGTAATGATGCAAGCCGTGAAACGTACCGGCCGTTATAAGCAGCTTAAAAATGCCGGCGTATCTGATGATTCAATTATGATTGAATTTAAAAAACCTATTCCAACCTCCAGGTTTACCTGGAACGGTGAGGAAGAAGTAGAAATGTCACCGTGGGATTCAATCCGTTATCATAAACAGATTGCGCAGGCCGGCCTCATGTCGATGGTACCGGGAACCGGTGAAATCAGAGCTTGGGTTGGCGGAATTAACTGGCAACATTTCCAGTACGATCACATCAAACAGGGGAAAAGACAGGTAGGCTCAACCTTCAAACCTTTCGTATATGCCACGGCCATTATGAAATTGGGCATGACGCCGTGTTCAACGGTTTCAAATGCTACCTACACAAAAGGTACGTGGAAGGTCGAAGGATCGGGCGGAAGCTTAACCTTGCGCGACGCCCTCGCCCACTCCAAAAACCCTGTTGCGGTTCGTCTTATTGAAATGACGACCCCGCGAAGTGTGATCCAGACCGCGCGCGATTTAGGTGTTACTGAAGAAATTCCAAACGAGTACGCTGTTGCACTGGGTTCTTCCGATATTACAATCTTCGAGATGTTGGGTGCCTACAGTACCTTTGCGAACTATGGAAATTACATAAAACCCGAAATGATCTGGCGGATTGAAGATGCCAACGGGCGCGTTATAAAAGAAGTGAAACCCGTCACCAAGGAAGTGATGAATGAACTTTATGCTTACACCATGATTGATCTGATGAAAGGTGTAGCAGAATTCGGAACGGCTTCCGGCGAATTAGGCAGAAGAGGCGTCGAAAAAGGCATTGAAATCGCTGCCAAAACGGGAACAACGCAAAATAACTCCGACGGTTGGTTTATAGGAATTACACCGAACCTCGCTACCGGCGTATGGGTCGGCTGGGAAGACCGGGCAACGCACTTCCGAGGCACTGGTGAAGGTCAGGGTGCGAAAATGGCATTGCCGATCTGGGCCATATTTATGAAAAAGGTCTGGGCTGATGCACAATCCGGCGTTACAAAAGAGGACAAATTCATCAAACCTTCCAACTGGACCGGCAGTTGCGCCGATCTTCAGGGGCTTGGCGGATATGGCGACGATGGCGGGCTTCAAACCATGGATGAGCTTAAAAACCCGACTGTAGAAACTCCACAGAGAGCGCCTACAAGGGCTGCACCCAAAGACGAAAACCTAAACGAAAACCTTAACAGCGGTGACGAAATAGATTTTAACAAATAAAACGTCAAAGCACTTAAATATAAAAACATTCGGCCTGTATTTTGCCGAGTGTTTTTTTATTGTAATCACCATGAACTTAGACAAAATCACTTCGCCATACCTCTATATTTTTCCCGGAGACACTTCCGGAAATACCCGCCAGCGGCAAACACCAAAAGTCCTTTTTGCTTCTACCAAAATTGTGGGCTTTGCTAATGCCGAACTCATTCATTTCAATCAAAAGCTTTCCGATGAAATCGGCCTTGGACCTATTGAAACTAATGCTGACCGGGACTTTCTGAACGCAACCGCATTACCCGAAAATATTAAAACATATGCTACCGCCTACGCCGGTCATCAGTTTGGTAACTGGGCGGGTCAACTTGGCGACGGCCGGGCCATCTTTGCGGGTGAAATAACCAACGCCGCTGGTAAAAAAACAGAACTTCAATGGAAAGGTGCGGGTGCAACACCTTACTCCCGCCATGCAGACGGGCGCGCGGTGCTCCGATCGTCGGTACGCGAATATCTAATGAGTGAAGCTATGTTTCATCTTGGTGTCCCCACCACCAGAGCACTTTCGCTGTCCCTGACTGGCGAGCAAGTGGAACGCGATATGTTGTACAACGGCAACCCGCAGGACGAAAAAGGTGCTGTGGTGGTGCGTACAGCCGAAAGTTTCCTGCGTTTTGGGCATTTTCAGCTGATGGCGGCTCAAGACGAAATTGAAACTTTACGCCAGCTTGCAGATTTCACGGTTTCAAATTATTACCCGACGATAGATCCAAATGATCCGCAGAAATATGCAGAACTATTCCGGCAGATAGCTAGCAGAACAGCCGATATGATTGTTGAATGGTACCGCGTCGGCTTCGTACATGGCGTAATGAATACCGATAATATGTCTGCCCTCGGCCTCACTATTGATTACGGGCCGTTTTCTTTTCTGGATGAATACAGCTTAAATTTCACGCCCAATACCACCGACCTGCCGGGCCGCCGCTATGCATTTGGAAACCAGGCAAAAATTGCGCAGTGGAATCTTTGGCAACTGGCTTCAGCACTCTTTCCGCTTGTTAATGATGTGGAAATTCTCCAAAACATTCTAAATGGTTTCTCAGATGATTTCTGGAAGAAGCATGATAAAATGATGGCTTCAAAGTTTGGTTTCGATCAACTTATCGAAGGCGACGATTCATTCTTCACAGCATGGCAGAAATTGATGGAAGATCTGAAAATCGATTATACTTTATTTTTCAGCAGGCTTGAGATGACAGCAGGCAGCGATGACCTTAAAACTACCTTCGGCGATGTATTTTATTCGCCTGTATCAGACGATAGTTTTAAACTGTTTGAAAATTTTATTGAAACTTACCGCACACGGTTAACAAAAAACACCATCACGCCTGAAGATTCTCTTCAACTGATGCGAAAAACAAATCCCAGGTTTGTCCTCAGAAATTATATTTTATTTGAGCGCATTGCCGAACTCGAACAGGGAAAACGCGATCTCTTCAACAAAATACTTACAGCGCTCGAAAGCCCTTATGAAGAGCTCTTCCCGGAATTCTCGAAGAAAAGACCTGCGATCTATGACGACCAAAGCGGTAGCTCTACATTATCGTGCAGTTCGTGATTTTCATTACTTTTGCCGAAATCTCTACATTGGTTATAAAAAAGAAACTGGCCGGTTTCGTTCAGACGGTCTTTCCCGCAACTAGGGCAGAACTGCTGCTGTTTGCTATTTTTCTAAGTGTTTACGGCACTTTCGGGACGTATATCGCATTAAATTACAGAATTATTTTCGACGACCGGATTCCGTGGGATGCTTATTTCAGTTTCGATAACCGCGCCATTGTGCTTACTGGTGGTGGCTATGAGCGGCATCCGCTGGCCAATTACTTTTTCGGCTGGCTCCGCGAATTCGCCTATCTTTTTTCAGACGGCAAAAAGAACGATGTTTTCAGGCTTGTTTTAGCATGGTGCAGTAACATCACGATAAGCCTGAGTCTTATTCAGGTCTATAAATACTTGAAAAACATCATTGGATTACCCAATAAGATTTCCGTTTTGCTGCTCTTTTTTTTCGCGTGCTTCTCTACGAATATCCTGCTGTCGTTCACCCCTGAAACTTATACGTACACCCTGTTTTTTCTTATTTTATTTAATTATTACGCCGCGTTAAAACTAAAGAAAGACCAGAAAATCTTTGCAGTTCCTCTCACTCTTGCGGCAATTTCTGTCGGTGGACTCACAATCACGAATATTGTGAAAGTTTATATCCCATTGCTTTTCGAAAAAGATATCTTGTGGAACTGGCGCAAAATCGGGAATACAATGCTGAGAATACTGGCTTCGGCTGCGGTTTTCCTGCTGCTATTCCTGTACCGTGTAGATTTCAAATTTTTAAGCTTTCTGAATAAATCCGGTGAGCAGTTCGAGAAATTCTCGAAACCCAAAGTGATTCCGGTTTGGGACATGGTCAGTTCGTGGTTTTTGGGTGGAAATATTCTTTTGGCCGGCTTTGAGATCCGCGATTATCACAACAGAAAAGGTTTCGAATACAAAGCCCTGTTCATGGAAGTGTATAATTCGTGGGTTCCTTATTTATTCGTTCTGGCCGTTGTACTTCTGATTTTCTGGAGTTATGTAAAGAACTTTAAGAGAAGATTCGTGCAGATTCTGATGCTTTCCTTTCTGGTAGATATTGCAATCCACGTTATTTTCAGGTTCGGACTGCACACGTCGTATATCTACGGCGGGCACTTCGTCTTTGTATTTCCTCTGATGTTGGGCTGGCTCTTTTACGCGTACAGAAACGCTGCGAAAACACTATCAGTACTCTATTACTCAGTATTAGTCTTATTTTTCTATCTGTTACTCAATAATATTTTCCGCATCAGCGAATTTTTTACTTTTCTAGAGGCCTATTACCGGTAAACAATCATCCGGGAATTCAACACGAAAAAAGCGCATCAACACGACGCGCTTTTTTGTTTTATCGATTATTTACGATCTATTTAATTTCAATACAACCTACTCTGCCGCCTGCATTTCCCGTTGGCTGGGTTTTGAAATCGTCTTCAGCCGCGTGGATCACGAGCGATTTTCCGACGATATTTTTGGTTTCGTCGCCACAACCAAGGCACCATTGGTCTGTTTTAAATACAATTCTGGCTGTTCCCTGCTGATTCGCATTCAGATTTCCGATATCTCCTTTATGATGCTGATCGTGGCCCCATTTACCGTGGGATTCGGTCGTAGGGTTCCAATGGCCGCCCGCGGAACTGGCGTCAGCTGCAGAACAGTCTCCTTTTTCGTGGATATGAACCGCATGTGCTCCTGGCGTCAGTTTATAAACATTAAGGTCGAGTTCAACATTTTTGCCCTGTTGGGTAAATTTGGCAGTTCCCTGCGTATCAGTGCCACTTTTAGGTTCGATAACTAAATTTTTCGTCGTTCCGCATGAAAGTGCGAGTGCTGATCCGAAAAGCAAAGTAGAAATAGTTGCGATTTTCATAGTATATATTTTTAAGGTTTAATTGAATGTATAAAGATACCGAAAATTGAAGTGACCGCTCAGCAGCCATTTCCTGCCGTTGGGTTAGAATCTTTTTCAGCAAAAGCCATTCCGCAATACATTTGAATAAAAATAACAGCCATGCAGACCTTTATTATCTCGAAGCTACTTGCCCTTTTCGGAATTATTCTCTCGTGTAGCCTCACCGCGCAAATTACGGTTGCGGGAAAAGTAAATTTTAAAAACAAAGGGGTGAAAGATATTTCCGTTACACTGAAAGACACTTACGACGGCGCCACAACCGACGAAAGCGGCGCGTTTACTTTTGAAACTTCAGAGAAAGGAAATCTTATCCTGGTATTCTCGAATCCCAAATTTGTTGAAATTGAAAAAGCAGTTACCATCGACAATCAACCGGTCACCGTTAACGTAGATTTAAAAGAACAGATTTCCGAAATTGATGCGGTGGTAATTTCCGCAGGTTCCATCGAAGCCAGCGACCGTAAAAGGGCAACGGTTCTGCTCACCCCGATCGACATTTATACAACAGCCGGCGCGAACGGTCAGGTTACTTCCGCGCTCGAAACACTGCCCGGCGTGCAGAAAGTGGGTGAAACCGAAGGTCTTTTTGTCCGTGGTGGTACGGGCAGCGAGACTAAATTTTTTATGGACGGAAACCTCGTGAACAACTTTTTCGGGAATTCAGTGCCAGGACTTAAAGCCATGGACCGGCTGAATACTTCTCTTTTTAAGGGAAATGTGTTTTCCAGCGGTGGATACTCGGCGCTCTACGGTCAAGCACTTTCATCGGTTCTGGTATTGGAAAGTATTGATTTTCCTGAAATGAATTCTGTCGATATCGGCATCTCTCCGATCTTTCTGTCAGCCGGATTTCAAAATGTAGATGATGCAAAAACAAAGTCGTTCGGTATTTCCGCCGCCTACAGCAACCTTGGACTTGTTACTGAAATCCTGAAGTTCAACACCGACTTCATAAAGGCACCGCGCAGCATCGGCACCAATTTCAACTTCAGAATTAAAAATAAAATGGGCGGCATCCTAAAATATTATGGCAGTTTCGATGAGAACACACTTGGAATTCAGGAAGAAAGCCTTGAACCCGAAACCGATTACAGCCAGACCTCATTAAAAGGCACTAACACGTTTCACAATTTATCTTTCAAACAGAAATTCGGCAATTATCTTCTGAATATTGGCAGTTCTTATTCGTACAACAGAAATTTGATTGGCCTTAACGATATTTTCGAAAACGCTGAATTTAATGCGAATTCGATTGACAGCAAAGGAAATTATTTCAATTCCAAAGCAACTGTGGAACGAAAAATCAACCGCATTTCTGCCGTACGCGGAGGAATCGAATTTAACAAAACCCGCGAGGAAACCGTCGTTGCACTGTCACCACTCAATTACCGTTTTGATGAACAGATCACGTCACTTTTTGCGGAAACAGATCTGGGCTTCAGCAATGACTTTTCGGCAAAAGTTGGACTCCGAACTGAACACAGCGCCGCACTAGACCGCTGGAATCTTGCACCCAGAGCGGCTTTGGCTTACCGTATTTCCAAAAAATGGACTTCCTCGCTTGCGTACGGTATATTCTACCAGAACCCTGAAAACCAGTTTATTGGCAAATATCCACTGAATTTTCAGCGTGCCGAGCATTACATTCTTCAGGTTCAGAAATCTGAAGAAGGCCGCAGCCTGAGGCTTGAAGCTTTTTATAAAAACTACAGAGACCTCATCAAGACGCGCCTTGAAGATTACAGGCCGGTAGCCATCAGCAACAACGGTGACGGTTTTGCCCAGGGCATCGAATTTTTCTGGCGTGATAAGAAATCACTCAAAAATATTGACTACTGGGTTTCTTATTCTTTTCTCGATTCTAAAAGAAATTTCCAGAATTACGACCGCAGCCTTTTCCCGAATTTTGCGGCGAAACATACGCTGTCAGTCGTGGCCAAAAAGTTTGTGGTTGACTGGAAAACCGGGTTCAATATCTCCTACAGTTACGCATCGGGCAGACCTTATTATAATTTCATGACGGACACAAACGGAGACTATTATCTGAACAACCAGGGAAAAGCAAAAGATTTCAGCGCCTTGAATTTCAGCATGAACTACCTTCCGTTTTTGGGTCGTAAAGATGCTAAATCGTTTACAGTACTGGTTTTATCGGTGAATAACATACTGGCGCAGAAGAATAATTATGGCTATAATTTTTCGAACGACGGTCTTCGCAGCAGGCCAATTCTTCCGTCTGCTGATACCTTTGTTTTCATAGGCGCATTCATCAGTTTCGGAATCGACAGAACGCAGGACGCGATTGACGGTAATTTGTAAAAAACCCTTCGGAACATAAAAACGGCCTTTCGGCGAAATAATATTTTAATGCATATCTGTTTAAAATACCTTTGCTTCATCAAAAACCAAACAACCAAAATATTAAACCATGAAAAATCTATTTTTAGCCCTTTTCCTTTTCGCGTCAGCCAGTGCATTTTCGCAGACAGCTTACGAAAAAACGATGACCGACAAAATTGCGCAAGTACAACAGCAGAAGACCGCAGAT
This window of the Flavobacteriaceae bacterium 3519-10 genome carries:
- a CDS encoding protein of hypothetical function UPF0061, with product MNLDKITSPYLYIFPGDTSGNTRQRQTPKVLFASTKIVGFANAELIHFNQKLSDEIGLGPIETNADRDFLNATALPENIKTYATAYAGHQFGNWAGQLGDGRAIFAGEITNAAGKKTELQWKGAGATPYSRHADGRAVLRSSVREYLMSEAMFHLGVPTTRALSLSLTGEQVERDMLYNGNPQDEKGAVVVRTAESFLRFGHFQLMAAQDEIETLRQLADFTVSNYYPTIDPNDPQKYAELFRQIASRTADMIVEWYRVGFVHGVMNTDNMSALGLTIDYGPFSFLDEYSLNFTPNTTDLPGRRYAFGNQAKIAQWNLWQLASALFPLVNDVEILQNILNGFSDDFWKKHDKMMASKFGFDQLIEGDDSFFTAWQKLMEDLKIDYTLFFSRLEMTAGSDDLKTTFGDVFYSPVSDDSFKLFENFIETYRTRLTKNTITPEDSLQLMRKTNPRFVLRNYILFERIAELEQGKRDLFNKILTALESPYEELFPEFSKKRPAIYDDQSGSSTLSCSS
- a CDS encoding Probable outer membrane receptor protein, yielding MQTFIISKLLALFGIILSCSLTAQITVAGKVNFKNKGVKDISVTLKDTYDGATTDESGAFTFETSEKGNLILVFSNPKFVEIEKAVTIDNQPVTVNVDLKEQISEIDAVVISAGSIEASDRKRATVLLTPIDIYTTAGANGQVTSALETLPGVQKVGETEGLFVRGGTGSETKFFMDGNLVNNFFGNSVPGLKAMDRLNTSLFKGNVFSSGGYSALYGQALSSVLVLESIDFPEMNSVDIGISPIFLSAGFQNVDDAKTKSFGISAAYSNLGLVTEILKFNTDFIKAPRSIGTNFNFRIKNKMGGILKYYGSFDENTLGIQEESLEPETDYSQTSLKGTNTFHNLSFKQKFGNYLLNIGSSYSYNRNLIGLNDIFENAEFNANSIDSKGNYFNSKATVERKINRISAVRGGIEFNKTREETVVALSPLNYRFDEQITSLFAETDLGFSNDFSAKVGLRTEHSAALDRWNLAPRAALAYRISKKWTSSLAYGIFYQNPENQFIGKYPLNFQRAEHYILQVQKSEEGRSLRLEAFYKNYRDLIKTRLEDYRPVAISNNGDGFAQGIEFFWRDKKSLKNIDYWVSYSFLDSKRNFQNYDRSLFPNFAAKHTLSVVAKKFVVDWKTGFNISYSYASGRPYYNFMTDTNGDYYLNNQGKAKDFSALNFSMNYLPFLGRKDAKSFTVLVLSVNNILAQKNNYGYNFSNDGLRSRPILPSADTFVFIGAFISFGIDRTQDAIDGNL
- a CDS encoding superoxide dismutase, copper/zinc binding produces the protein MKIATISTLLFGSALALSCGTTKNLVIEPKSGTDTQGTAKFTQQGKNVELDLNVYKLTPGAHAVHIHEKGDCSAADASSAGGHWNPTTESHGKWGHDQHHKGDIGNLNANQQGTARIVFKTDQWCLGCGDETKNIVGKSLVIHAAEDDFKTQPTGNAGGRVGCIEIK
- a CDS encoding Monofunctional biosynthetic peptidoglycan transglycosylase, encoding MEKKKTSGSKPQQKFPLPPTKVKSRGWRRWVKFVWMALIAAVLGIAALFFAVSQGFLGSMPDVKELENPDIYVASEIYASDGRLLGKFEKEKTQPVTYKELPPYLIYALQAKEDERFKEHSGIDLQSVARAVVYGGQRGGGSTITQQLAKLLFTDRVSRNKVERAFQKLKEWVVAVSLEKRYTKEEIITLYFNKFDFLYNANGIEMASKIYFNKPTSQLTLPEAAMFVAMLENPVKNNPMRNMDRAKNRRDVVLDQMLKTGYIDQQTFTKAIGTPITLDYHPVKSIDEGYSAYYKFYLRKEIDGYLKDYEKKTGKTLNLFKDGLKIYVTLDSKMQVYAEEAIKEHLTDLQKRFDAEQRGRKQRPFYFLDDKQIQGVMMQAVKRTGRYKQLKNAGVSDDSIMIEFKKPIPTSRFTWNGEEEVEMSPWDSIRYHKQIAQAGLMSMVPGTGEIRAWVGGINWQHFQYDHIKQGKRQVGSTFKPFVYATAIMKLGMTPCSTVSNATYTKGTWKVEGSGGSLTLRDALAHSKNPVAVRLIEMTTPRSVIQTARDLGVTEEIPNEYAVALGSSDITIFEMLGAYSTFANYGNYIKPEMIWRIEDANGRVIKEVKPVTKEVMNELYAYTMIDLMKGVAEFGTASGELGRRGVEKGIEIAAKTGTTQNNSDGWFIGITPNLATGVWVGWEDRATHFRGTGEGQGAKMALPIWAIFMKKVWADAQSGVTKEDKFIKPSNWTGSCADLQGLGGYGDDGGLQTMDELKNPTVETPQRAPTRAAPKDENLNENLNSGDEIDFNK
- a CDS encoding GldH; the encoded protein is MMTVHKLWPALIILLIFSSCGSSSDTVDMKNLDGNWGKKAEQKFSFEIADAQTPKNIIFVVRNNNEYPYSNIRLIVKMNEHQSKSVMRTDTLNYILAQPDGTWLGKGFGDTKEIMFQYKLNYKFPRNGGYTIGITQAMRTDSLKGIEDIGVKIETPKP